The following DNA comes from Saccopteryx leptura isolate mSacLep1 chromosome 7, mSacLep1_pri_phased_curated, whole genome shotgun sequence.
GACACTTGGATGTTCAAGCTCATTGGAAAGGAAAAGAACACTATGAACCTAAGTGGGATAGGAAATGACCTTTGGAGGCAGAACTCCCAAAGACAATGCCTTTAGAAAAGTTAGTCATTTACACAGCTTTTCAGGAGGAGGGCCAAATATGCATGCTTCTTATTAGCATCAAAATAGCATTAATAAGATGGTAATTTGTGTAATTATTGTACCATTTTGTGCTATTTTATCACCACCAGACCATTTTACTGGGATAAAATTTGATGCCTTTTAAATTATCATATGTGGTCTTTTCAGACTATGTGACAATAGGTGAAGAGAATACTCACAATTTTAATTCAAATACATGGATTAAAATGGTCATCTCTTTCCATTGCATGATGAAGGGATAAGATCCCgttaattttgttaatgattttttatttgtcCTGTGACAGATAGGAGGCTGGAACTCTTTCTTTGAGActtctcatttcaaaaatttatctaAGTCCACAGGAAGGAAGGATTTACAACATGCAGCAGAGAACctttctttctgacttatttccttaATACTGATGCAATTTTTCCTGGGATGTCTTTTCCCCTCTTATAATgattttacataatttaaataaaaatacaaggtaACATGGCCCCTGTCTGAATGACACAAAAATTAGAGCTTCGTGGTCTACAAATGATGGCACAAATCGGGACATAAGCCTGTaattaaagttttgaaaagagaaaaagatttaaTTCAATAAAGCATCAATGGGGTGTTTACCCATGCTAGAATGTATCTAGCAATCCTGAGAACGGGCACTCAGTTCCTAGAGAACTAAATGGAGGTCTGCTACATACATGGACTTGTAATGTGCATGCAAATAATCCTTCTACTAATATCACCATAGAATAAAATAGTTATAATCTAGGGTCCTCCTAGCTAAATACAGTCTTAGCTTGTAAAAGACAAGGGATAGCAGTGTTATGCTGTAAGGTTTTTAAACATCGGTTTTAGccaaaaaaagaagtgtgatatgtAATGCATTATGTGCAGCTATTGTTTCCATCCAAAATAACTACTATGAGAAGAATTCTAggcagcatattttaaaataagcagaTAGCAAATTTACCTTGAGCCTTAGTGGGGGAAAATTTCCTTAAACTCTGAATTTTAAAAGGTTCATGGGTATTCACATCGATGTGCTATGGTATTAGAATACATCTTATGTTGCATCTAATCTCCTTCTTATATAGGATGATAACATACAATGAATAGGTTTCTGCTGCTATTCTTGGACTAGTCCCAATGGAGACTATGGAAATGTCCTTTCTGGAATTAGTAATTTTAGCCCAAACCACACTGATGATTAtggagatgaaataaaaaaacattgcattttacatttaaaaaaatgaccagctgGTCAACTATCCAGGTTAATAATATTCCTCTATATGGGAACGCTTCCCAGCATGATGAATTTCATCTTGCAGCTAACTAGAAAAATTAGCATACCCCTATTGATTTTGTATATTTGGGGTGGTTAGGGAATCTTTGTCCTTCACAGAAAATAATCTTGCAGATCTTCTAGAAGAACCAAAGGATACTTATTACAACACTTGGGAAGACTGCAGACAAGAGAGGGCAAGCATGTCAAATTACTTCAGCACTGGGAAGCAAATGAGAAAGTGAAAATGAAATTGGGAGAGCAAACAGAGGgtcttttgtctttctctggacTTCTACAGGGTGAAGAGGTACCCTCCGTGTCAGAACCATACTAGACGGAGCACCGTTAAACTACGTCCGTCTGGTAAGGGCTCTGCCAGGCTCCGGCAGATTTAGATCAGCTGGGTTCATTTCTGGCATCGTGCACATTTCCACACgcgccttctccctctccccacactgACACTACAAGGGCAGCCTTCGAGAGGCTTATGGTTTGTGGTTTCATAATGCAGGGGGCatctaccttttcaaagaagagaCGATACCAATAGAAGCCAAGAGTAAAAAtgggggaaacagaaaaaaattactttagcaAAGAGAATAGTCTACATATGATTCCagagtttgaaaaaaagaaaaaaaggacttatttgaaaaaaaatttaaatgtacatcTGTCTCAATTTACAGTATGCCTGTGAAGCTCTAAGGAATGCTAAACTTCAATATGTCATTAAACTAATAATTAATAACTACTAATGCCAACCATGATTACTTCTAAAATCTTGTCTATTTTTAactactttagaaaaaaatatatacttacttCAAATTTCAAGTTTTCTCTAAGAACATGGTAgcatgtattatattttaaaatcttttataacagtataaaaatatatggatACAGTCAGTAAttctgtgaaaataatttttgggggggttttcaGTGCTTTAGAACTTATAGAAAGAAACAATGAACATCACCAAATCAGTTATGCAAGAGCAGAAGGAATATAAGGAGTGTAAGTACAGCTTAAGgtaattttaatacaaaaatattatttgaaagtaGCATACCCTGGGAAATATTAAAATGCTcttctattggccctggccggttggctcagcggtagagcgtcggcctggcatgcgggggacccgggttcgattcctggccagggcacataggagaagcgcccatttgcttctccacccccccacccccttcttcctctctgtctctctcttcccctcccacagccgaggctccattggagcaaagacggcccgggcgctggggatggctccttggcctctgccccaggcgctagagtggctctggtcgcaaaagagcgacgccccggaggggcagagcatcgccccctggtgggcagagcgtcacccctggtgggcgtgccgggtggatcccggtcaggcacatgcgggagtctgtctgactgtctctccccgtttccagcttcagaaaaatacaaaaaaaaaaaaaaatgctcttctattaattttaaaaggaagctACCCCCTTAGTTCTAGacttctcaatttaaaaaaacctgaatgcTAGGGAGTCAAGTTCCAGAAAAGATATCTTGCCTTTTATTTGGGTGGGGTGAACTGGTACATACAActtccagaaaaacaaaacaaggcttAAATCAAATCATCAAAATATGATAGTCAATATTCTCTTGTATCGTTTAGCACTTTTACTTTCTACATGATGTTCATTCCTTTTTGTGCTGCTGGAAATGATGGAAATAATCATCAAAGCAGATTCCCAGCACAAGGGTGTCACTCCTTTGCCTGCCCAGTTACACCTGTCACTCAGTAAACAGCTAAAACGGCAGTGTGACCAGAGGGCACCAGGCCTGCGCAACCCCGCCGCGCCTCTGTCATGTGCTCGCGAGCCTTTTCTAGTTTTCTCTTTCGCTTTCACTTTCTCTTTACCCTATGATCTGTTGCCCAGGCATGTTCATCAGCAAAGGGGAGAAAGAACCCAAGCCGACCTGTCTTAGAACCTAACGGCTTAGAACCAGGGTGGTGGAGCACTTACCAGCGACCCCTTGGGAATGTCCACGTCAGCTTTGGTTTTGATGTGTTTCTTGTGGTTTCCTTGAGCGCTGAGAGAGCTGCCACTGGGACAGGATCCCTGGGAGCTGCCCTTGAGCGCACTCCTGCAGGAGACACTATTTGATCCAATTTCTGTTTGTTGAGCTGCTCTCTTATCAACTCTGCAGGTAGAAAGTGATTCCTCTGATAAATGACATTGCTCTTCTTCAATCACTCTACTCTTCCCATCCTTCAGTGTTTAAAGTAACCTCCACACATCTCGGTCTTTAACCCCTTTGAgtaacagtgtttctcaaaggcCTTGATGGAAATCTTTATCTGATAGATATTCCAGTAGCATGTCAATTTAGATTTGTAAAcagaatactttatttttatttttatgactgctTGAGAGATGGGGATGGGGGGTAAAAACCACTGAAAAGTGATTGCTAACTACATTTCTGGCTTAAGATCAGCAGGAAATGTAATTTCCTCTGGAAGTTTCTAAGTATATGTTTGCTCGGTACAGTCGATGAGATtggcatactttaaaatgtacgTTTAATTTGCTTCCATTTTATGCCATGTGGGCACATTCATGGCTGCTAGTGAAGGCTGAATTTCTTTCAACCTTGATAAAACTTACCATTCTTTAATTTCAAAGACCATTGGCTTGGTTAACAAAGTAACAtggactaaattatcattttatggctaactttttatttcattgtttaaattCTGGCTAATGTATGAAAGATTGCTGTTATGCATTTCTTCTTGTGGAAAAAACATGCTTGGTTGGCACTTAATGCTCAAGAAACAAACAACTATCCTTGTGggtagcaggggtggggggaaccCTTGACATTACCACCCTCTTTGCTCATGCATTACCTGTTCAAAAGCTCTGTCATAAAGGTATCTTTTGTTGAGCATGTAACAGGACCGGGTCTATTTCTCGGTTCGAACTTCATTTGGTCGTAAATGCCCTGTGGTGTTTTCAGATTGTTCTTGTTTCGTACACCGCCGTCCGGATGGTCCGTCCGCTCTGCGTCCCTGTGAAGCTCCTTTTCTGTCTCGCACGGCAGCTGaggcttctttttctctttttttctctctgattttagCTGCTTACTTCCAAAGCCCAAGCCTTTGGAATCTTTCTTTTCCACTTTGGTTTTGGACACTTCCATCTTCCTGCTGCTGAGGGCGGGAAGCCTGCTCCTCCGAAAACCAAACCAGCTGGCGAAAGAAGGCCCCGGCCTCGGCTTCGCCTCCACAGACGGGGACTTTGTTTGCACTTGGCCCTTCTCCACATTTTCCTGAATGCACAACATGACCTTTTCTTCGATTGTGGGTGGGAGGGGGGCTTCTGGGCTCACGGCACTAGTCCTGGTTATAGAAGTATCTGGATACCTTCCAGACATTTCTGGCTTGGGGGTCCTGCTTGTTTCAAAGCTGCTTGGGCACTGTGtcctccctgggctctgcaggGCTGCTGGGCAGGCTGCTGGGGTGGGTGGGCACCTGCAGCGGTCGCTGCCTGGTTCCTTGGGTGCAGCCACACTGGGGCACCCTCCCTGGCCACAGGCCTGCTGGTCTTCCGGTCCAGGGTGGGTGAGGAGGCCTTCGGATTGTGGAAGGATCAGCAAAGGCGACTTGCTGGGGCTCCCCTGCTGGCCCCTGGAGCTTCCCTGGCTCTCCAGGAGGCCCTGCCTGGAGGAGGCTTGCCCCAGGGGCCTCGCAGCACCGGGAAGGCTGTCAGActtggggctgggaggggtctTGCTGGGAGAGCCGTCTGTGGAGGAGCCCTGCCTGGTGAGAGAATTGCCTCTCTCAGCTGTGTTGGTAATAATCTGTGTTCGGACTCTGCCCGGCCCCTCCATGGGCGGCGTGGGGGGCTTGTCACCTGAGTGAGAACTGAAGCTCTGGCTGCGGGCCTTTGCTCCGTTCATGCCTAGAGCTGGTTTTAGATGTGGCTTGGAGGAAGGAGGTCTTTTCACAGACCTGCTTTCTCCCGCATCTCTCCCATCAGCCCCAGGGATGCAATTTTCCGATGACTCTGGAGTTGCTGTGTCCGAGAGAAGCCCGTCAGCCAAGCTGTCCTGTGCCCGCGACCCCGGGGGAGCCGCATGCCCCGCGCCCGCAGCGGTGCCCAGGCTTGCCGCGTGCCCCGCGCCCGCAGCGGTGCCCAGGCTTGCCGCGTGCCCCGCGCCCGCAACGGTGCCCAGGCTTGCCGCGTGCCCCGCGCCCGCAGAGGTGCCCAGGCTTGCTGGCCCCCTGCACTGCTCTGTGGTGGCCTTCCACCTGCTTGCAGCCACGGAACTTCTGGAGGCTTCATTGAGACTGTCTTTCTCGTGTTTCCCTGGAACTGTGGAGCTTTTCCTGAGCAACTGGGGAGACTTCATGAGAACTTTGAGCCCAACTGGGAGGCGAGTTTTCAAACCTTTCTCGTGGGCGCTTTGACAACCATGGGAGACATTCTGGCTGTTGGAGGATGGTGATGGGCTGCTAACCTGAGATGACAGCGACTCATTCACCCCTAAGAAGGAAGGCTTGGGTGACTTAGAGACACTGTCGTTCACCTGCCGTTTTCTTTCTGGAGACAGACTTTTAGAGGATATGTCCAGGGGCTCATGGGCTGAAGGGCAATTCTTAGGAGTCTGTAACCCTGTGTCTGTTTGTGGGGTGCCAAGTGTCTGGTGGGGTGGGGTTTTGGGAATACCTCTTTTTAGAGAGACCTTGGGGGGGCCCGGGGCCAGCAGGACAAATGCGCTGGAGGAGACATGAGTAGGGCATCTGGTTTGAATCCCCATTTCTGtggagggcagagcgtccgcGAAGGTGGGCTTTTTGAAGACCATGGAAGACTTCTTCCCCTGTATCCCTGTCTGGTTAGAAGAAATAACAGGAGCAGAGGATCCTTTCAGAGATGGCGACTTGAATCCAGTCCTGGCTGTGTCGCTGGGGACCCTGGTTCCGTGCTTcgcagaggagggcagaggcaggCAGTCATAACTGGGCCCAGTGAGCAAGGAGGCTGACCCGCCTGGAGGCAGGGGACGTGGTGACTCCACCCCTGCTGCTGGCCCAGGGTCGAGGTGTTGGCCCCTCACAAGGTGCTCTCCACCGCCACCAGGGTCGAGGTGTTGGCCCCTCACAAGGTGCTCTCCACCGCCACCAGGGTCGAGGCGGGGCCCTGGCAGCCGCTGTGAGGCTGAGCTGTGACCCTGGGAGCCCTGGGCCGCTTCCCTTCTGCCGGACACTCTGGGGCTGTGGGGCAGCTGGGCCGGGGGGTCTGGAACGTGGGAGTCCGCCTGCACACCACAGAGGTGCCCCGGGCCTTCGGTCCTCTTGAGTCGTGCAGGCTTCCCAGAAGCGGAGGCTGTTGACTTTTCCAGAGTCCCTGGGCCAGACGAGGGGACACTGGTGGCAGCTTCGGGCTCTATCGTTTTTGATTTCTGAGGTGAAGacttgcccctggtgggtattTTTGTCAGACTCTGCTTCTGATAGACTCCCACGGACACTGGAGACTGAGCATCACTCTGGCATGCCACATTGTGGGTCAATTTGGCCAgtttttgtctctgtgtattttGCATGACTGCCCTGGGCCTGGAAGAGACAGTGGGGGCCTCGGCGACATTGTCTACACCGCCGCTGGGGGTATTTCTCACAGCTTCCTCTTCAGGTCTCTTTGCAAAGGTGTAGTCTCCTGCTGCATCTCCTGGCTGTAGGTGAGCAGTTCCCTGAGGTAGGTGGTCCATGTGTTCTGCCATGGGTCCAGTCGGGGCCTGACTGATGGAAATTTCATTTCTGGTAACAGAGACGACACCCGTCTGGTGAGAGCTGAACTCGATGGGTTCGCCATCCTCTGCATCAAATATGACAGTCACACATTCTTCTGAAGAAGTCCTTTTGACGACCCTTTGCTGCTTTATGAAACTAAATGTCTTTGGTTTACTCTCCAAGTGGAtgagcatttgtttttcttcctcgtCAGGAGACCCAAGCTGAGACTGTCCGAGTCCCACGAGGATGTCCAAATTCTCCGTGGACTTGTCGGTGTCAGCCGTCAAGGACAAGTCCGAAGGGCTTTTCTCATTGCTGCTGTCAATGTGCAGCTCATCGAGGGGTTCGTTGTCATCCGTGTCTGAGAGCTGGAGGTTGAGAGCCACGCGGTCACGGCTGTGCGGACGCCTTTCTCGCTGTTCCCGAGGTACCTGGACACATGGGCACAGCTTCCTCCCCAAGGGGCAGTTGCTGGAACAACTGCTCAGCTTCTCAGGATTTCCCCTGGGGTAAACTGAGGACATGCCATCTGAAAAATGCTTCCCATTCAGCTCCCAGCTGACCAGACTATCGGAAACACTGTGGGTTAATTGACAGccatgcagcctgcaggcctgGTTTGGGAAGGCCTGAATCAATGCTAAGGAGGAAGCATCCTCATCAGCATTGTGGGAATCTGTGTCATAAATAAATGCTTTGTGGGGATCCTGGCAGGGGCTCCCCATGTCTGCTGGTTTGCAGGGGCAACACTCCTTGAGGCTGCTATTCTTAATGCCTGGAGAATATATTCCTTCGTTTGAATTCATGCAATCTTTATAACCCCATTTGGTTATCACTGATTGGGGCTCAAGTAATACTCTTCGCTTCTGTAGCTTTCTTAGTCCTTCCAAAATGTGGTTTTCCTTGATACGTGTTGGAGGTAGTTCATCTGTAGGACTAGCAAAGCCACTTGGGAGCGAGGAATCAATACTTAGCCTTTGATCCCAGTTTTGTGATGATTGCTAGGAAAGAAAGTAGATATCAGAAATGATAGTCATGTAGATCACGGATTTATAACAGAAACATTCATCGTTGAACTTAATTTGTGCTAGTGGTTGGTAAATAAGTGcatctattcattcattaatgCAAAATTAGTCATCAACTATGTAGCAAATCCCCATTTTACCTGGTCCTGAACTCAGTAGTACATGATTTAAAGAAATCAAGAATACCCTCAAGCATGCACTCATCAGAAGAGAGGCCCTGAGCACCAATGACTGAAAGTCAAGGGCCCGGATAAGAAGTGCAGGTGTCATATGCACTCCAGAAGTTCAGAAGAGGGAGACGATACGTCTGTTTGGAAAAACCACATAAGgaaagatgttttgttttttttttaaactctatatACCCCTTGAAAGATAGCTAGGCTTGCCTTAGATTAAAAGTGGAGGAATGATTTCCAGTTATAAGAAATGCGATGGCAAAGTCTCAAATTGGGAAGGCATGTTTAAGGTACACGTAGGAAGTAACCAGACAGTATGGCCTCAGTGTATACGAGAGGTACAGAGGGTAGATGGGAAAGTAAGTCAGCCTGTATCTTTCTGGTCCCTCCCATTCTAACATTTGAGAGTTAGAATGTCATGTGACTTCATGACTCTGACCGGCAGTGAACACCTGTAAAATACGCCCATACATGTATAACAGTGGGGTATTTGCTGTTAGAAAGCGTAGTAATGATTCACCTACTAACTGAAAAGAGTCCATTTCTTGTCCTTTATACCTCCCCAAATACTAGGGTTAGTTTTAGATAGTGACCAAGAAATGCTGTAGAAAAAATACTGCATTCTACACAgacattcctttttattattatttatttatttatttatttatttatttatttatttatttattttagcattgcTAACCAGAAAtggaagggcagagggaggacaGTGACCCGGACTGAGCATCTGTTGTGTGCCAGCCACTTACACAGTACTTTGACTTAATTGTCAGAACACCATGAAGAGGACATTATCATCCTATTTACCAagaaggaaactgagattcagcaAGATCAGCCTGGTGGAAATCACATAGCCAAAGAAGAGCCTGAGTTCTTTCTATGCCTGAGTTCCAAAGTGGTTATgttgggacttgaacccaggctctgccacttactggctaTGAGATCTTGGgctggttctttctttttttgcatctcagtttccttatctataaagtaGGGGAAATAGGACAACCTGTTAATAAGTTATCCTGAACATCACATGAGCTCATACTTAGGAAGTGTGAACAAAGAGCCTGCACAATTTAATCTTGATGGCATACTGGAGTCAAATTTAGtctctgttcctccctctgtcttAGTCAATGTCATAATAGAGACCAGCTCTCTCCAACGGAACTTGCAGTTTAAATTGGtgggagaagaggagatagagaggcagactcctgcatgctccctaacagggatccacctggcaaccacatctggggctgatgcttgagtatcaAGCTATGTTTAGTGCTTGAggttgatgcactccaatggagctatcctcagtgcccagggtgggccatgttcaaaccaatcaagccactggctgtaggagagcCTTTTTAAAAGAGGCTGTATAATTAATGGTGAAACATTTCAATTAATGAATCTGTTGGTTTCAGATATCCACTCTGTACCCACATTAACAAAGAGTGAAGCTCCCATTGGCACAACCATGCCAGCTGACCCCTGGACCATAACTCTGAACACTAACCATGTGCTCATTAGCAGAGGTTGAAAATGCATCAGAAACTTATATTGGAATCTCAGATTTTTAGTAAGTTGTGAACATTTGTTTATATCtaagatattttcataaatattactCTTGctttcaataatatattttgtttattggtgCTTTATTTGTTATCTTCTTTTtcacattatatattttctttagaaaattcttTAGGGTCATAGGTTGCTCTAGATAGATGCTATTCCCTTCACCCTCCTCTTCCCCACATTATTAAAAActccttcaggccctggccggttggcttggtggtggagcgtcggcctggcatgcaggagtcctgggttctattcccggccagggcacacaggggaagcgcccgtctgcttctctgcccttcccctctccttcctgtctctctcttcccctcccgcagccgaggctccattggagcaaggatggcccgaacactggggatggctctgtgacctctgtctcaggtgctagagtggctctggttgcaacagagcgacacccgaggtgggcagagcatcgccccctggtgggcatgccgggtggatcccggtcgggcgcctgcaggagtctgtctgactgcctctccgtttccagctttggaaaagtgcaaaagaaaaaaaataaaaaactccttcagaaatcagaaaaaaatcctATTAGTGAGGTTGGGTACTATAAACTGACCAGTGAGCAGACTAATACGGAGTAGATTTCTATGAATTTCCATGATCCTGATAATCACATTCAcaacaaagaagagaaagcaggAAAAGTACCCTGCAAGAGCTTGCAGAAGGATGATTTGTTGAACCCATAGAAGATGGGCTCAGCCTCTGCCTACCCACCCCTTCCTGCCCCTCCGAGCCTTCCCAGGCTGTGGGTTAGTTCACGGAGGGCCAGCAGCTGCCAACCTCCCAGCGCCCAGGATCTCTGCCCCCTGAGAGCAGCCACATTACTCAGTCAGGTTTCCACAGGAGGTTATGGTATTCAATAACTTGAGAAAAGTTTGAAACAATTTTGAAACTTCAACAATAGAAGCTTGAATCCCTGCGGGAGAGACCATGGTCAGCTTCATTCCCAGCTGGAAAGGCTGGAAGAGGGCTGCCCAGGGAGCCACTGGCCGAAGGGTGCTGCAGAGGTAGGGGCCTGGGTTCCATCCACAGCCTCTCTGTCTCTTGACTGAACAACTGTTCAACACATGTTTTTAAAAGGACATTCTTGGTTTTATTAGAAACAAATCCATCCCAGCAACTGGAACAACTCCCCCAAGTTTTAGGCTGATTCAACAAGGAAGCATAGCCGATGGTTAAGAGGGAAGGTTCTAGAATCAACTgcccagctctgtcacttactgGCTATGAGAGCTTGGGCTGGCTCCTTATTTCCTggcatctcagtttcctcatcgaTAAAGCGGAGGGAATAGGAGAACCTATTTAATAAGCTATCCCGGACGTTCCACGAGCTCAGGAAGTGCTACAAAAGCTGTGTGCGCATGGGACTCACGCACTGATTAGTCAGGCT
Coding sequences within:
- the NCKAP5 gene encoding nck-associated protein 5 — translated: MEGKRQLEKRDFGKRLSLDSSLVEYMDSNKYIEHLLTQLEEKHRSLWREKLAVAQLQREVAQRRNEGAMHEKLIRELEEERHLRLQSEKRLQEVTLESERNRVQMRGLQQQFSRMEETVRNLLQSQGPPEQKKETANPMVSQEKLSEDERKHKEALEDLQMVVDEDSRSESSSADEGREKTKLLLERLKALEAENSALALENENQREQYERCLDEVANQVVQALLTQKDLREECVKLKTRVFDLERQNRTLSVLFQQRLRPTSDLLVQKLHSHILDLSSGDVLSEVERSRSLTRSRTDAEMHECQLNTKSGSPALRCPSVGVVIPGHLCSHNSCSSSELSLSSTCSEYSSGSSRTWHDGKNLRKRQSSQNWDQRLSIDSSLPSGFASPTDELPPTRIKENHILEGLRKLQKRRVLLEPQSVITKWGYKDCMNSNEGIYSPGIKNSSLKECCPCKPADMGSPCQDPHKAFIYDTDSHNADEDASSLALIQAFPNQACRLHGCQLTHSVSDSLVSWELNGKHFSDGMSSVYPRGNPEKLSSCSSNCPLGRKLCPCVQVPREQRERRPHSRDRVALNLQLSDTDDNEPLDELHIDSSNEKSPSDLSLTADTDKSTENLDILVGLGQSQLGSPDEEEKQMLIHLESKPKTFSFIKQQRVVKRTSSEECVTVIFDAEDGEPIEFSSHQTGVVSVTRNEISISQAPTGPMAEHMDHLPQGTAHLQPGDAAGDYTFAKRPEEEAVRNTPSGGVDNVAEAPTVSSRPRAVMQNTQRQKLAKLTHNVACQSDAQSPVSVGVYQKQSLTKIPTRGKSSPQKSKTIEPEAATSVPSSGPGTLEKSTASASGKPARLKRTEGPGHLCGVQADSHVPDPPAQLPHSPRVSGRREAAQGSQGHSSASQRLPGPRLDPGGGGEHLVRGQHLDPGGAAGVESPRPLPPGGSASLLTGPSYDCLPLPSSAKHGTRVPSDTARTGFKSPSLKGSSAPVISSNQTGIQGKKSSMVFKKPTFADALPSTEMGIQTRCPTHVSSSAFVLLAPGPPKVSLKRGIPKTPPHQTLGTPQTDTGLQTPKNCPSAHEPLDISSKSLSPERKRQVNDSVSKSPKPSFLGVNESLSSQVSSPSPSSNSQNVSHGCQSAHEKGLKTRLPVGLKVLMKSPQLLRKSSTVPGKHEKDSLNEASRSSVAASRWKATTEQCRGPASLGTSAGAGHAASLGTVAGAGHAASLGTAAGAGHAASLGTAAGAGHAAPPGSRAQDSLADGLLSDTATPESSENCIPGADGRDAGESRSVKRPPSSKPHLKPALGMNGAKARSQSFSSHSGDKPPTPPMEGPGRVRTQIITNTAERGNSLTRQGSSTDGSPSKTPPSPKSDSLPGAARPLGQASSRQGLLESQGSSRGQQGSPSKSPLLILPQSEGLLTHPGPEDQQACGQGGCPSVAAPKEPGSDRCRCPPTPAACPAALQSPGRTQCPSSFETSRTPKPEMSGRYPDTSITRTSAVSPEAPLPPTIEEKVMLCIQENVEKGQVQTKSPSVEAKPRPGPSFASWFGFRRSRLPALSSRKMEVSKTKVEKKDSKGLGFGSKQLKSERKKEKKKPQLPCETEKELHRDAERTDHPDGGVRNKNNLKTPQGIYDQMKFEPRNRPGPVTCSTKDTFMTELLNRVDKRAAQQTEIGSNSVSCRSALKGSSQGSCPSGSSLSAQGNHKKHIKTKADVDIPKGSLIKETKENLQEDEEDAVAESAFQSHVIESNCQMRTLDSGIGTFPLPDSGTRSAGRSMCQSDSTEDPEPILCLQPALCVIPSVRAQTLEREVPSSADGPGSADNSIVHSTSYPLMTARGMRPLQSRLPKPASSGKINSQKQTEAEPRPPTCSSFEYAGNTMARELLPDWRAGDSPADTPDKVPRMCPYSASGGSDSDSDLDYGNNGFGAGRGKLVRAMKSTTPEIETS